From one Microlunatus sp. Gsoil 973 genomic stretch:
- the dut gene encoding dUTP diphosphatase, whose product MVEVQLLLLDPGLPAPSYARPGDAGADLQLTADTVLQPGERQLVGTGVAIALPEGYVGLVHPRSGMAATHGLSIVNAPGTVDAGYRGEIKVCLINTDRSTPIKLSRGDRIAQLVVQRVSRADFVTVSQLPGSIRGSDGYGSTGGMPTDLTNGPVAADGRPDQPGVEPGSTQQEKSR is encoded by the coding sequence GTGGTCGAGGTGCAGTTGCTGCTCCTCGACCCGGGGTTACCCGCACCCTCCTACGCCCGACCCGGTGATGCCGGGGCCGATCTGCAGCTGACCGCCGACACCGTTCTGCAGCCGGGTGAGCGGCAACTCGTCGGCACCGGTGTCGCCATCGCCCTGCCCGAGGGTTATGTCGGACTGGTACACCCGCGCTCGGGAATGGCGGCCACCCACGGGCTGAGCATCGTCAACGCGCCGGGCACGGTGGACGCCGGCTACCGCGGCGAGATCAAGGTCTGTCTGATCAACACCGATCGGTCCACGCCGATCAAACTGTCCCGCGGTGATCGCATCGCTCAACTGGTCGTTCAGCGGGTGAGTCGAGCCGACTTCGTGACGGTGTCACAATTGCCCGGGTCCATCCGCGGATCGGATGGGTACGGGTCTACCGGCGGGATGCCGACAGACCTGACGAACGGGCCGGTTGCGGCCGACGGACGCCCGGATCAGCCTGGGGTCGAGCCGGGCAGTACACAGCAGGAGAAGAGTCGATGA
- a CDS encoding DUF3710 domain-containing protein — translation MIFRSRRRRNESTELVEDDAALDDGTAAADEPTSDDPAPDRADRPDPSERSEASGTPGTGANGAQPASTTGSVAPTLTELDAQDWRDLGPYDISDIDIDALETEVEQQSRIDLGSIVLGAPENTELRLQVDEASQQVVSAMMIRGDSALEVGAFAAPRSGGLWAEIRDELVQAAHEAGGSADLVPGPFGVELRRLLPVRSPDGQDGYQPSRMWVAEGPRWMLRGIIYGQAALNDGTDGPVADFLEAFRTIVVRRGDEAMAPGDLLPLSLPENASPVAPAAGESGET, via the coding sequence ATGATCTTTCGCTCGCGCCGGCGGCGAAACGAATCCACCGAGTTGGTCGAGGATGACGCAGCCCTGGACGACGGCACCGCGGCAGCCGACGAGCCGACCTCCGACGACCCCGCGCCCGACCGAGCTGACCGGCCCGACCCGTCGGAGCGCTCCGAGGCGTCCGGAACTCCCGGAACGGGTGCGAACGGGGCGCAGCCCGCAAGCACGACCGGCAGCGTGGCACCGACGCTGACCGAGCTGGATGCCCAGGACTGGCGGGATCTCGGGCCGTACGACATCTCCGATATCGACATCGATGCCTTGGAGACCGAGGTCGAGCAGCAGTCCCGGATCGATCTGGGGAGCATCGTGCTGGGTGCGCCCGAGAACACCGAGCTGAGGCTGCAGGTCGACGAAGCGAGCCAGCAGGTCGTCTCGGCGATGATGATCCGCGGTGATTCCGCGCTGGAGGTCGGTGCGTTCGCTGCCCCGCGCAGCGGCGGACTGTGGGCCGAGATCCGGGACGAGCTGGTGCAGGCGGCCCACGAGGCAGGCGGCTCGGCCGACCTGGTGCCGGGTCCGTTCGGCGTCGAGTTGCGCCGGCTGCTGCCGGTTCGCAGCCCGGACGGCCAGGACGGCTACCAGCCCTCGAGGATGTGGGTCGCCGAGGGCCCGCGGTGGATGTTGCGCGGCATCATCTACGGCCAGGCGGCTCTGAACGATGGAACTGATGGTCCGGTTGCGGACTTCTTGGAAGCATTCCGGACGATCGTCGTCCGACGCGGCGACGAAGCCATGGCACCGGGAGATCTTCTCCCGCTGTCCCTTCCCGAAAACGCCTCTCCCGTCGCACCCGCGGCGGGTGAATCAGGAGAAACCTGA
- a CDS encoding DUF3093 domain-containing protein, whose protein sequence is MPEAVDQRSHPGYTERLWVPIGWWVLTALFAISLLVAVLFYLGPIWGFGSGLLVMVVMGLLFYRYGREQIRVESDRLWVGAANIEWAYVTAGRALDEATTRRRRGPESDARAYLVLRPYLNRAVEVTLDDVDDPTPYWLISSRAPERLAAAISAHCAAPAAPGNPPGRGVESGAESVADRGTVPRRPPRKVVAEPDVRPEVSPTGDTLDS, encoded by the coding sequence GTGCCAGAGGCCGTAGATCAGCGATCCCACCCCGGCTACACCGAGCGGCTCTGGGTGCCCATCGGGTGGTGGGTGCTGACCGCGCTGTTCGCCATCTCCCTGCTGGTCGCGGTGCTGTTCTATCTCGGCCCGATCTGGGGCTTCGGCTCCGGGCTGTTGGTGATGGTGGTGATGGGCCTGCTCTTCTATCGGTACGGACGCGAACAGATCCGCGTCGAGTCGGATCGGCTCTGGGTCGGCGCTGCGAACATCGAATGGGCCTACGTGACCGCCGGCCGGGCCCTGGACGAGGCGACCACCCGCAGACGCCGGGGCCCGGAATCCGACGCCCGCGCCTATCTGGTTCTCCGGCCCTACCTGAACCGCGCGGTCGAGGTGACCCTCGACGACGTGGACGATCCGACGCCCTACTGGCTGATCAGCTCTCGCGCGCCGGAGCGGCTGGCGGCGGCGATCTCGGCGCACTGCGCCGCGCCGGCCGCTCCTGGGAATCCTCCGGGGCGCGGTGTGGAGAGTGGCGCGGAGAGCGTCGCGGATCGGGGAACCGTGCCCCGGAGACCGCCCCGGAAAGTTGTCGCGGAACCTGACGTTCGGCCGGAAGTGTCACCCACCGGAGATACGCTTGATTCGTGA
- a CDS encoding TrkA family potassium uptake protein, translating into MRVSIAGAGNVGRSIAAELVENGHQVLLIDKDPGAIKAETLPEAEWLLADACELSTLEEAGIDTCDVAIAATGDDKVNLVTSLLAKTEFSVPRTVARVNHPKNEWLFTDDWGVDHAVSTPRLMSALVEEAVTVGDLVRLLTFHQGSANLVELTLPEQSPQVGARIGDLRLPGDAVLVAIVRDGLAQAPDTDGSLEAGDELLFVATQEVERSLADMLSPRIGGAA; encoded by the coding sequence ATGCGGGTCTCGATAGCGGGAGCCGGCAACGTCGGCAGGTCGATCGCCGCGGAGCTGGTGGAGAACGGGCACCAGGTGCTGTTGATCGATAAGGACCCGGGAGCGATCAAGGCGGAGACCCTTCCCGAGGCCGAGTGGTTGCTGGCCGATGCCTGCGAGCTCTCCACTCTCGAGGAGGCCGGCATCGACACATGTGATGTGGCGATCGCCGCGACCGGAGACGACAAGGTCAATCTGGTCACCTCGCTGCTGGCCAAGACCGAGTTCAGCGTGCCCCGTACGGTCGCCCGGGTGAACCACCCCAAGAACGAATGGTTGTTCACCGACGATTGGGGTGTGGATCATGCTGTCTCGACGCCCCGGCTGATGTCCGCCCTGGTCGAGGAGGCGGTCACGGTCGGTGACCTGGTGCGACTGCTCACCTTCCACCAGGGCAGCGCCAACCTCGTGGAACTCACGCTGCCTGAGCAGAGTCCGCAGGTCGGCGCGCGGATCGGCGATCTGCGGCTGCCCGGTGACGCGGTGCTGGTGGCCATCGTCCGGGATGGTCTGGCCCAAGCACCTGACACGGACGGTTCGCTGGAGGCAGGGGACGAGTTGCTGTTCGTCGCCACCCAGGAGGTGGAACGGAGCCTGGCCGACATGCTTTCGCCGCGGATCGGCGGCGCCGCCTGA
- a CDS encoding OB-fold nucleic acid binding domain-containing protein: MTTNPQTGARAGADKGNGLFRRAIRRLASSNAQLEDEERQRMVRKTGAMPISSCGDRQVVDLCGDVATVTLNPHGGKPALEVELRDGSGSVTLVWLGRRKIPGIEPGRTIRVSGRISCGANGQRVVFNPRYELL, from the coding sequence ATGACTACGAATCCGCAGACCGGCGCCCGCGCCGGGGCGGACAAAGGCAATGGGCTGTTCCGCCGGGCGATCCGGCGGCTGGCCTCATCCAATGCCCAACTGGAGGACGAAGAGCGGCAACGCATGGTCCGCAAGACCGGCGCCATGCCGATCAGCTCCTGCGGTGACCGGCAGGTGGTCGACCTGTGCGGCGACGTCGCGACGGTGACGCTCAACCCGCACGGCGGCAAGCCCGCCCTCGAGGTCGAACTGCGCGACGGTTCCGGATCGGTGACCCTGGTCTGGCTCGGCCGGCGCAAGATTCCCGGCATCGAGCCGGGTCGCACGATTCGGGTCTCCGGCCGGATCAGTTGTGGCGCCAACGGCCAGCGGGTCGTCTTCAACCCCAGGTACGAGCTGCTCTGA
- a CDS encoding DUF4235 domain-containing protein has product MRPTSKLVWKIYMGVFGAATTIAAQQGIKIAWRAATGKKPPSATDPNTPLVEAASWAIASGVGVGLTQFVVTRFAASRWAKDMGTQAPGIPQIKLKI; this is encoded by the coding sequence ATGCGACCGACGTCGAAGCTGGTGTGGAAGATCTACATGGGAGTCTTCGGAGCGGCCACGACGATCGCGGCCCAGCAAGGGATCAAGATCGCCTGGAGGGCCGCGACCGGCAAGAAACCGCCGTCGGCGACCGACCCGAACACGCCGCTGGTCGAGGCGGCCAGCTGGGCCATCGCCAGTGGGGTGGGAGTCGGGTTGACCCAGTTCGTGGTGACCCGCTTCGCGGCGAGCCGATGGGCCAAGGACATGGGCACCCAGGCGCCAGGGATCCCGCAGATCAAGCTCAAGATCTAG